In Salinigranum marinum, one DNA window encodes the following:
- a CDS encoding NAD(P)H-binding protein, whose amino-acid sequence MSSRPRVLVAGASGKTGREILRLLAPRPVTVRALTRSGTRTAELEARGADEVLVGNLFDPADATAAVADVDVVLSAVGSDLRALRGARFVDGEGVGALVSAAADAGVRAFVMESALGVGDEPTSPLGSVFNAVIGPIQRAKAESEAALRDAAMEHTILRPGLLTGGRRTDTVQVAPPGAELWGCVSRADVARLMTAAPWTPAVTDRTFEVVDNPLLTGHPDRVAIDWVDGPRRP is encoded by the coding sequence ATGTCGAGTCGTCCTCGCGTGCTCGTCGCCGGCGCCTCAGGAAAAACCGGCCGCGAGATCCTCCGGTTGCTCGCGCCCCGCCCCGTGACCGTGCGTGCGCTGACGCGCTCGGGGACCCGAACCGCGGAGCTCGAAGCCCGCGGCGCGGACGAGGTCCTGGTGGGGAACCTGTTCGACCCCGCGGACGCGACGGCCGCCGTCGCGGACGTCGACGTGGTGCTGTCGGCGGTCGGCTCCGACCTCCGGGCGCTTCGGGGGGCGCGGTTCGTCGACGGCGAGGGCGTGGGAGCCCTCGTGTCTGCGGCGGCCGACGCCGGCGTCCGAGCGTTCGTCATGGAGTCGGCGCTCGGGGTCGGCGACGAGCCGACCAGCCCGCTCGGGAGTGTCTTCAACGCCGTCATCGGGCCGATCCAGCGGGCGAAAGCCGAGTCGGAGGCGGCGCTCCGCGACGCGGCGATGGAACACACGATCCTCCGACCCGGGCTCCTGACCGGCGGCCGGCGGACGGACACGGTCCAGGTCGCGCCGCCGGGTGCGGAGCTCTGGGGCTGTGTCTCGCGGGCCGACGTCGCTCGGCTCATGACCGCCGCGCCGTGGACGCCGGCGGTGACCGACCGCACGTTCGAGGTCGTCGACAACCCCCTCCTGACTGGTCACCCGGACCGCGTCGCGATCGACTGGGTGGACGGGCCGCGTCGGCCCTGA
- the hflX gene encoding GTPase HflX, with protein sequence MSRSTIVAKRVDAGTADLSEIRDLARAAGYEVVGELTQTREEDAAFMFGEGKVEELAALVAETDADAVVVDNRIGPYQTYNVGAKLPGDAEVVDRFTLILDIFGQRAQTKKAQLQVELAELRYELPRAEAKASLAKRDERPGFMGLGEYDESREQDIKAQIARIKRELDAIAEKEETRREERRESGFDLVALAGYTNAGKSTLMRQLAADLAVDENDDLHPDLDPTAESEDRLFTTLGTTTRRAETGTRDVLLTDTVGFISDLPHWLVESFKSTLDSVYRADLVLLVVDASESTEEMREKLVTCHDTLYERNEAPIVTVLNKIDKVDESELEEKKRALSALAPNPIVVSGLTGENIGELTDRIEAELPDWQRERLLLPMTDDTMSLVSWVHDHGHVEREEYDGDSVTLEFEARPAVVSKARAKAGDLATVESA encoded by the coding sequence ATGAGCCGTAGCACGATCGTCGCCAAGCGCGTCGATGCCGGAACGGCCGACCTCTCGGAGATCAGGGATCTCGCCCGTGCGGCCGGCTACGAGGTCGTGGGCGAACTCACGCAGACGCGCGAGGAGGACGCGGCGTTCATGTTCGGCGAGGGCAAAGTCGAGGAACTCGCGGCGCTCGTCGCCGAGACCGACGCCGACGCGGTGGTCGTCGACAACCGGATCGGCCCGTACCAGACGTACAACGTCGGGGCGAAACTCCCGGGTGACGCCGAGGTCGTCGACCGTTTTACGCTGATTCTCGACATCTTCGGCCAGCGCGCCCAGACGAAGAAGGCACAATTGCAGGTCGAACTGGCCGAGTTGCGGTACGAACTCCCGCGCGCGGAGGCGAAAGCGTCGCTCGCGAAACGCGACGAGCGCCCCGGCTTCATGGGACTCGGCGAGTACGACGAGAGCCGCGAACAGGACATCAAGGCGCAGATCGCCCGCATCAAGCGGGAACTCGACGCCATCGCGGAGAAAGAAGAGACCCGCCGGGAGGAACGCCGCGAGTCCGGCTTCGACCTCGTGGCGCTCGCGGGCTACACGAACGCGGGGAAGTCGACGCTGATGCGTCAACTCGCCGCGGACCTCGCGGTCGACGAGAACGACGACCTCCACCCCGACCTGGACCCGACGGCGGAGTCCGAGGACCGCCTGTTCACCACCCTCGGCACGACGACTCGTCGCGCCGAGACGGGAACCAGGGACGTCCTGCTCACCGATACGGTCGGCTTCATCTCCGACCTGCCGCACTGGCTCGTCGAGTCGTTCAAGTCCACCCTCGATTCCGTCTATCGAGCCGACCTCGTCCTCCTCGTCGTCGACGCCTCCGAGTCCACAGAAGAGATGCGCGAGAAGCTCGTCACCTGTCACGACACGCTGTACGAGCGCAATGAGGCCCCCATCGTCACCGTGTTGAACAAGATCGACAAGGTCGACGAGAGCGAACTTGAGGAGAAGAAACGTGCCCTCTCGGCGCTCGCGCCGAACCCCATCGTCGTCTCGGGACTGACGGGCGAGAACATCGGCGAACTCACCGACCGGATCGAGGCCGAACTCCCCGACTGGCAGCGCGAGCGCCTGCTCCTCCCGATGACGGACGACACGATGAGCCTCGTCTCGTGGGTCCACGACCACGGCCACGTCGAACGCGAGGAGTACGACGGCGACTCCGTCACCCTGGAGTTCGAGGCGCGCCCCGCCGTCGTCTCGAAGGCACGGGCGAAGGCGGGCGACCTGGCCACGGTCGAGTCGGCCTGA
- a CDS encoding NAD(P)H-hydrate dehydratase: MAAVDANAAALGVPRKQLMESSGNAVARVVREVADAERDGDSRVAIVAGRGNNGGDALVAARFLDAFDTRVVLLGRPETITTDIARENWAALVDAEYDTHVVGDSRELDLREPDVIVDAMLGTGVTGALREPEATAAAAINAAEATVVAVDIPSGVDADTGEFEGEAVDADHVVTFHDEKPGLSALDATVHVADIGIPEAAESFVGPGDLLSLGRDPQSHKGDHGEVLVVGGGPYAGAPALAAGAALRAGADLVRVACPRAVAHEIQGYSENLILVPFEGETLAPGHVDALLERAADHDAVVFGPGLGSADETLAAVRAFLTGYEGRAVVDADALQVVPEVETEATLVCTPHQGELRKMGGTTAEAWRERRTLVAEFAGDLGHTLLVKGAYDVVADPHETRVNRTGNPGMTVGGTGDVLAGVTGALCCTQDPLDAAAVAAYVNGRAGDIAVDERGFGLVATDLLDRLPAALWGERDE, encoded by the coding sequence ATGGCGGCCGTCGACGCCAACGCAGCCGCGCTCGGCGTGCCACGCAAGCAACTGATGGAGTCGAGCGGGAACGCGGTCGCCCGCGTCGTCCGCGAGGTGGCCGACGCCGAACGCGACGGCGACTCCCGGGTAGCGATCGTCGCCGGCCGGGGGAACAACGGGGGCGACGCCTTGGTCGCCGCGCGCTTTCTCGACGCGTTCGACACGCGGGTCGTCCTCCTCGGCCGGCCCGAGACGATCACGACCGACATCGCCCGGGAGAACTGGGCGGCGCTTGTCGACGCCGAGTACGACACCCACGTCGTCGGCGACTCCCGCGAGCTCGACCTCCGCGAGCCGGACGTGATCGTCGACGCGATGCTCGGGACGGGCGTCACGGGCGCGCTCCGCGAACCGGAGGCGACCGCGGCGGCGGCGATCAACGCGGCCGAGGCGACCGTCGTGGCGGTCGACATCCCCTCCGGCGTCGACGCCGACACCGGCGAGTTCGAGGGAGAAGCCGTCGACGCCGACCACGTCGTCACGTTCCACGACGAGAAGCCGGGGCTCTCCGCCTTGGACGCGACCGTCCACGTCGCGGACATCGGGATCCCCGAGGCGGCCGAGTCGTTCGTCGGCCCCGGTGACCTCCTCTCGCTGGGTCGCGACCCACAGTCACACAAGGGCGACCACGGCGAGGTGCTCGTCGTCGGCGGCGGGCCGTACGCGGGTGCCCCCGCGCTGGCCGCGGGCGCGGCCCTCCGGGCGGGCGCGGACCTCGTCCGCGTCGCCTGTCCCCGCGCCGTCGCCCACGAGATCCAGGGGTACAGCGAGAACCTCATCCTCGTGCCGTTCGAGGGCGAGACGCTCGCGCCGGGACACGTCGACGCGCTGCTCGAACGGGCGGCCGACCACGACGCAGTCGTCTTCGGCCCCGGGCTCGGGTCGGCGGACGAAACCCTCGCGGCCGTTCGTGCGTTCCTCACGGGGTACGAGGGCCGGGCGGTCGTCGACGCCGACGCGTTGCAGGTCGTCCCCGAGGTGGAGACCGAGGCGACGCTCGTCTGTACGCCACACCAGGGGGAGTTACGGAAGATGGGCGGCACCACCGCCGAGGCGTGGCGCGAGCGCCGGACGCTCGTCGCGGAGTTCGCGGGCGACCTCGGCCACACGCTCTTGGTGAAAGGCGCGTACGACGTCGTCGCCGACCCACACGAGACGAGAGTGAACCGGACCGGGAACCCGGGGATGACGGTCGGCGGCACCGGCGACGTCCTCGCGGGCGTCACGGGCGCGCTCTGCTGTACGCAGGACCCGCTCGACGCGGCGGCCGTCGCGGCGTACGTGAACGGTCGCGCGGGCGACATCGCCGTCGACGAACGCGGCTTCGGCCTCGTCGCCACCGACCTCCTCGATCGGCTCCCCGCGGCGCTGTGGGGTGAGCGCGATGAGTGA
- a CDS encoding FUN14 domain-containing protein: MVDINLQQLGLELGSGAVVGGIIGFAAKKVAKIVAIIVGLELALFKFLESRQILSVDWEALTGGMAGAGEAATSGTPPDWAMTILSTLSVSAGFTGGFLLGFKKG; encoded by the coding sequence ATGGTCGATATCAATCTCCAACAACTCGGTCTCGAACTCGGGAGCGGGGCAGTCGTCGGCGGCATTATCGGGTTCGCGGCGAAGAAGGTCGCGAAGATCGTCGCGATCATCGTCGGGCTCGAACTCGCGCTGTTCAAGTTCCTCGAGTCCCGACAGATCCTCTCGGTCGACTGGGAGGCGCTCACCGGAGGGATGGCCGGTGCCGGCGAGGCCGCCACCTCGGGCACCCCACCGGACTGGGCGATGACGATCCTGTCGACGCTGTCGGTGTCGGCGGGCTTTACCGGAGGGTTCCTGCTCGGGTTCAAGAAGGGATAG
- a CDS encoding MFS transporter, giving the protein MTRRLFGSLLGLVFLVNFGRTAFAPLLPELQTAFGVGPATVGVVASLVWLGTGAVRFPVGYLLTRVARHRVVVVSGVVLAAAAAFTAGADSVRALQAGSLLIGLASGTYFATAVPLIGDLFPEGVGRAVGVHGMSAQVAAVVAPTVVVVVLATASWRAVFWLLAGGSLLVTGVLVVATRGEGVPADAGADRNFRAALGHWRVIGTGILMIATAGFVWQGLFNFYVSYLTTVKALDTATASTLLTITFAAGVPAFWLGGRLADRLPHVPYIVGLLVAFTTGVLALTVVQDLAGLVAVSLLVGYVIHSLFPALDTYVLGALPADARGSTYAVFSGLSLLVEANGSGAVGVLTEAGYAFDTVFRAFAAGLAVVVVMLVALSAVGRLPGTTDEVRPGGEPHEG; this is encoded by the coding sequence GTGACCCGCCGCCTCTTCGGCTCCCTCCTCGGTCTCGTCTTCCTCGTCAACTTCGGGCGGACCGCGTTCGCGCCGCTGTTGCCCGAGTTGCAGACGGCGTTCGGCGTCGGCCCCGCCACGGTCGGCGTCGTCGCCTCGCTCGTCTGGCTCGGGACCGGAGCCGTCCGCTTCCCCGTCGGCTACCTCCTGACGCGCGTCGCCCGCCACCGGGTCGTCGTCGTCTCGGGGGTCGTCCTAGCGGCCGCGGCCGCCTTCACCGCCGGGGCCGACTCCGTCCGTGCGCTCCAGGCCGGGTCGCTCCTGATCGGCCTCGCCTCGGGCACGTACTTCGCCACCGCGGTCCCGCTCATCGGCGACCTCTTCCCCGAGGGCGTCGGGCGCGCGGTCGGCGTCCACGGCATGTCCGCCCAGGTGGCCGCAGTCGTCGCCCCGACGGTCGTCGTGGTCGTCCTCGCGACTGCCTCCTGGCGGGCGGTGTTCTGGCTCCTCGCGGGCGGGAGCCTGCTGGTGACGGGCGTCCTCGTCGTCGCGACCCGGGGAGAGGGTGTCCCGGCGGACGCGGGGGCCGACCGGAACTTCCGCGCCGCGCTCGGCCACTGGCGCGTGATCGGCACCGGGATCCTCATGATCGCCACCGCGGGGTTCGTCTGGCAGGGGCTGTTCAACTTCTACGTCTCGTATCTCACGACCGTGAAGGCCCTCGACACGGCGACCGCGAGTACGCTCCTCACGATCACGTTCGCTGCCGGCGTCCCCGCCTTCTGGCTCGGCGGCCGCCTCGCCGACCGCCTCCCGCACGTCCCGTACATCGTCGGGCTACTCGTCGCGTTCACCACGGGCGTCCTCGCGCTCACCGTCGTGCAGGACCTCGCCGGCCTCGTCGCCGTCTCGCTCCTCGTCGGCTACGTGATCCACAGCCTCTTCCCCGCCCTCGACACCTACGTCCTCGGCGCGCTCCCCGCCGACGCCCGCGGGAGCACCTACGCCGTCTTCAGCGGGCTCTCGCTCCTCGTCGAGGCCAACGGCAGCGGTGCCGTAGGGGTGCTCACGGAGGCGGGCTACGCTTTCGACACGGTGTTTCGCGCGTTCGCCGCGGGGCTCGCGGTCGTCGTCGTGATGCTCGTCGCGCTCTCGGCCGTCGGACGGCTGCCCGGAACGACGGACGAGGTTCGCCCGGGGGGCGAGCCACACGAGGGTTGA
- the moaC gene encoding cyclic pyranopterin monophosphate synthase MoaC, which produces MSDTGETPPSEDPRETEASDELTHTDEEGNVQMVDVGAKPDSDRRAVARGTIHLQASTVDAIRADDIGKGDVLATARVGAVQAVKHTWETIPMCHGIPITNVETDFDLGDDRVVLTVAVETTGKTGCEMEALEGVTTGLNVVWDMVKAAEKNESGQYPDTRITDVHVLEKEKERV; this is translated from the coding sequence ATGAGTGACACCGGCGAGACGCCCCCGAGCGAAGACCCCAGGGAGACCGAAGCGAGCGACGAACTCACCCACACCGACGAGGAGGGGAACGTCCAGATGGTCGACGTCGGCGCGAAGCCCGACTCCGATCGTCGCGCGGTCGCCCGCGGCACCATCCACCTCCAGGCGTCGACGGTCGACGCGATCCGCGCCGACGACATCGGCAAGGGCGACGTGCTCGCCACCGCCCGCGTCGGCGCGGTGCAGGCGGTGAAACACACGTGGGAGACGATCCCGATGTGCCATGGGATCCCGATCACGAACGTCGAAACCGACTTCGACCTCGGCGACGACCGGGTCGTGCTCACGGTGGCGGTCGAGACGACGGGCAAGACGGGCTGTGAGATGGAGGCGCTCGAAGGCGTGACGACGGGGCTGAACGTCGTCTGGGACATGGTGAAGGCGGCCGAGAAGAACGAGTCGGGACAGTACCCCGACACGCGGATCACGGACGTCCACGTCCTCGAAAAGGAGAAAGAACGGGTCTGA